One genomic segment of Acidobacteriota bacterium includes these proteins:
- a CDS encoding FmdB family zinc ribbon protein, producing the protein MPIYEYRCKDCNEKFEFMQKVGDQPIEQCPKCRGRLFRIISPPAIQFKGSGWYITDYARKDPRDGKGKGDKKDETTKQGKSDENKDSYKN; encoded by the coding sequence ATGCCGATATATGAATATAGATGTAAGGATTGCAATGAGAAATTTGAATTTATGCAGAAGGTTGGAGATCAACCGATTGAACAATGTCCAAAATGCAGGGGAAGATTATTTAGAATTATTTCTCCTCCAGCAATTCAATTCAAAGGGTCAGGCTGGTATATAACTGATTATGCAAGAAAAGATCCAAGAGATGGAAAGGGGAAAGGAGATAAAAAAGATGAAACCACTAAACAGGGGAAATCAGATGAGAATAAAGATTCGTATAAAAATTGA
- a CDS encoding GDP-L-fucose synthase, which produces MNFWENKKILVTGGAGFLGSHVVKKIISKGVPPENISIPRSKEIDLRLWENCKKAVKGVDIVIHLAGKVGGIGFNQKYPGALFYDNIITGTQLMEAARQSEVEKFVGIGTVCCYPKFTPVPFKEENLWDGYPEETNAPYGFAKKMLLVQSQAYRKQYGFNSIFLLPVNLYGPGDKFDPESSHVIPALIKKFFDAIPSKSVTIWGTGKATREFLYVEDCAEAIMLATEKYNKSEPVNIGAGFEISIKDLVNLIAKLTGFKGEIIWDSSKPDGQPRRMLDTSKALKEFGFKAKTSFEEGLKKTIEWYKTKYFEKDFNKTRKFELTKSEII; this is translated from the coding sequence ATGAATTTCTGGGAAAATAAGAAAATACTCGTAACTGGAGGAGCAGGTTTTCTTGGTTCCCATGTAGTTAAAAAAATAATCTCAAAAGGAGTACCTCCTGAAAATATATCAATTCCAAGAAGCAAAGAAATTGATTTAAGACTCTGGGAAAACTGTAAAAAAGCTGTAAAAGGAGTTGACATCGTGATCCATCTTGCGGGAAAAGTTGGAGGAATAGGTTTTAATCAAAAATATCCTGGAGCATTATTCTATGATAATATAATTACGGGAACTCAATTAATGGAAGCTGCAAGACAGTCTGAGGTTGAAAAATTTGTTGGTATTGGAACGGTATGTTGCTATCCAAAATTCACTCCAGTGCCTTTTAAAGAAGAAAATCTCTGGGATGGATATCCGGAGGAAACAAATGCACCCTATGGATTCGCAAAGAAAATGCTCCTTGTGCAATCTCAGGCTTACAGGAAACAATATGGATTCAATTCAATTTTCCTTCTCCCAGTTAATCTTTATGGCCCTGGAGATAAATTCGACCCTGAATCTTCCCATGTAATCCCTGCATTGATAAAAAAGTTTTTCGATGCCATACCCAGCAAATCAGTCACCATCTGGGGCACAGGAAAGGCAACAAGAGAATTTCTATATGTGGAGGATTGTGCAGAGGCAATAATGCTTGCAACTGAGAAATACAATAAAAGCGAGCCTGTAAACATTGGAGCTGGCTTTGAAATCTCCATAAAGGATTTAGTGAATTTAATTGCAAAACTAACAGGATTTAAAGGCGAAATTATATGGGATTCTTCCAAGCCCGATGGCCAGCCTCGACGAATGCTCGACACCTCTAAAGCTCTAAAAGAATTTGGTTTCAAAGCTAAAACTTCCTTTGAAGAGGGACTTAAAAAGACAATTGAGTGGTATAAAACTAAGTATTTTGAAAAAGATTTTAATAAAACCAGGAAATTTGAATTAACTAAATCTGAAATAATATAA
- a CDS encoding ABC transporter permease, with protein MKINKADINKEKIEDEDIVSKIRIPITYIRPSKGWVNINLKELWEYRELLYFLIWRDIKVRYKQTILGAAWAIIQPLFTMVVFSIFFGLLAKIPSDGIPYPVFAYTALVPWMYFSNALSQGSNSLVEHQRMITKVYFPRLILPLSSVCSGLLDFAISFGVLLLIMLFYSVIPSLAILTLPLFILLAILTALSVSIWLSALNVEYRDVRYVIPFILQFWLFISPVAYPSSLVPERFRALYGLNPMAGVVEGFRWALTGKTQAPGPLLFVSIITVMVLLISGLYYFRRMEKTFADVV; from the coding sequence ATGAAAATAAATAAAGCAGACATAAACAAAGAAAAAATTGAAGATGAAGATATAGTCTCAAAAATCCGTATCCCCATAACATATATCCGACCTTCAAAAGGATGGGTAAACATAAATTTAAAAGAACTATGGGAATATCGCGAACTATTATATTTTTTAATCTGGAGGGACATTAAAGTTCGATATAAACAAACTATTTTGGGTGCAGCATGGGCAATTATCCAGCCTCTTTTTACGATGGTTGTTTTCAGTATCTTTTTTGGCCTTCTCGCAAAGATTCCTTCGGATGGGATTCCATATCCAGTTTTTGCATATACAGCTCTTGTTCCATGGATGTATTTTTCTAACGCACTCTCTCAAGGTAGTAACAGCCTGGTGGAACATCAGCGTATGATCACAAAAGTATATTTTCCCCGATTGATCCTGCCCCTCTCTTCAGTTTGTTCAGGCTTACTGGATTTTGCGATTTCATTTGGTGTTCTTTTATTAATTATGCTTTTTTACTCTGTAATACCTTCATTAGCTATATTGACATTGCCTCTATTTATCTTATTGGCAATATTGACCGCCCTATCTGTTAGCATATGGCTATCAGCGTTAAACGTTGAATACAGAGATGTTCGTTATGTAATTCCTTTCATCTTGCAGTTCTGGCTTTTTATTTCTCCTGTTGCATATCCAAGCAGCCTTGTTCCAGAACGATTTCGAGCACTGTATGGATTAAATCCAATGGCTGGAGTAGTTGAGGGATTCAGGTGGGCTTTAACGGGGAAAACTCAGGCACCCGGTCCTTTATTATTTGTTTCAATAATAACAGTTATGGTATTATTAATAAGTGGTTTGTATTACTTCCGACGAATGGAGAAAACATTCGCGGATGTGGTATGA
- a CDS encoding polysaccharide ABC transporter ATP-binding protein, translated as MGNSVIRVENLGKIYRIGERERYKALRDSITNFIYSPFRRLQPMVKSSNVQTSKRSKNNFIWALKDVSFEVKQGEVIGIIGRNGAGKTTLLKILSRITEPTEGYAEVRGRVGSLLEVGTGFHPELTGRENIYLNGAILGMRKTEIDKKFDEIVDFAEVEKFIDTPVKYYSSGMYVRLAFAVAAHLEPEILLVDEVLAVGDAAFQKKCLGKMGDVAKEGRTVLFVSHNMAAIQGLCSKAIWLEEGSVKLIDLTHSVLEAYREAILHSVERAYPPGILFDTELADIDISNSDFAITRVLILDEKGCRKPVLRTWDYVRFRIFFQSNKYLDGGGVDLEFTTLESIPVLYSASAPFANLTIAFTEGKDGWVDCVFPRFPLAAGLYLVRGALTVPGLRYLWRMELATLDVTPADVYGTGHTPTNTYTLIAPDCFWEQLG; from the coding sequence ATGGGCAATTCAGTAATTCGAGTTGAAAACTTAGGGAAAATTTACAGAATTGGAGAACGAGAACGATACAAAGCTCTTCGTGATTCCATAACAAATTTCATCTATTCTCCGTTTCGACGTCTCCAACCTATGGTAAAAAGCTCAAACGTTCAAACTTCTAAGCGTTCAAAAAATAATTTCATCTGGGCTCTTAAAGATGTATCTTTCGAAGTAAAACAGGGAGAAGTAATTGGTATCATCGGCAGAAATGGCGCTGGAAAAACAACTTTACTAAAAATTCTATCTCGTATCACTGAACCAACAGAGGGTTATGCTGAAGTAAGAGGAAGAGTTGGGTCTCTACTTGAGGTGGGAACAGGTTTTCATCCAGAATTAACAGGAAGGGAAAATATTTATCTAAATGGTGCGATTTTAGGAATGAGGAAGACTGAGATCGATAAAAAATTTGATGAGATTGTAGATTTCGCTGAGGTAGAGAAATTCATTGACACTCCGGTTAAATATTATTCCAGTGGAATGTATGTGCGTCTTGCTTTTGCTGTTGCTGCCCATTTAGAGCCTGAGATTTTACTTGTTGACGAAGTTCTTGCAGTTGGCGATGCTGCCTTCCAGAAAAAGTGCCTTGGCAAAATGGGCGATGTAGCGAAGGAAGGCCGCACAGTGCTGTTTGTAAGTCATAATATGGCGGCAATTCAAGGATTGTGCTCAAAGGCTATATGGCTGGAGGAGGGCTCGGTTAAACTAATAGATTTGACCCACTCGGTGCTTGAAGCTTATCGAGAAGCTATCCTGCACTCGGTAGAGCGGGCGTATCCACCAGGCATCCTCTTCGATACAGAGCTTGCGGACATTGACATATCGAATTCAGATTTTGCTATAACACGGGTGTTAATTTTAGATGAAAAGGGATGTAGAAAGCCCGTCCTAAGGACATGGGACTATGTCCGGTTTCGAATCTTTTTTCAATCCAACAAATACCTGGACGGCGGAGGAGTAGATCTCGAGTTTACCACTTTGGAGAGCATTCCTGTCCTTTATAGTGCAAGTGCTCCTTTTGCAAATTTGACTATTGCATTTACCGAGGGAAAGGACGGTTGGGTAGACTGCGTCTTTCCTCGCTTCCCATTAGCAGCAGGACTTTACCTTGTTAGAGGAGCTTTGACGGTACCTGGATTGCGATATTTGTGGCGTATGGAACTTGCGACGTTGGATGTTACACCGGCTGATGTCTACGGAACGGGCCATACGCCTACAAACACATATACTCTTATTGCGCCCGATTGCTTTTGGGAACAGCTTGGTTAG